Proteins co-encoded in one Nicotiana tomentosiformis unplaced genomic scaffold, ASM39032v3 Un00166, whole genome shotgun sequence genomic window:
- the LOC104110742 gene encoding protein FAR-RED IMPAIRED RESPONSE 1 isoform X1 — translation MVDHGVVVQSSLQVIGDMVDAVDNTCHNRDGGVATSPKRSIAGVEGNADLEPRDGIEFESHEAAYAFYQEYAKSMGFTTSIKNSRRSKKSKEFIDAKFACSRYGATPESDAGTSRRPSVKKTNCKASMHVKRKRDGKWYIHEFIKDHNHELLPALAYHFRIHRNVKLAEKNNIDILHAVSERTRKMYVEMSRQCGGSQEVGLLTNDLNYQLDRGRCLSLEEGDAQVMLEYFMHIQRENPYFFYAIDLNEDQRLRNLFWIDAKSRKDYVSFSDVVFFDTSYTKSNEKMPFVLFVGVNHHCQPMLLGCALVADETKPTFVWLMKTWLRAVGGQAPKVMITDQDKSLKAAIEEVFPCSRHCFALWHVLERIPDILAHVIKQHENFMEKFSKCIFKSVTDEQFDLRWWKMVSRFELQENEWIHTLYEERRKWVPAYMRGSFFAGMSTAQRSESISSFFDKYIHKKISLKEFMRQYGMILQNRYEEEAVADFEILQKHPALKSPSPWEKQMSTIYTHAIFRKFQVEVLGVVGCHPKKEAENGENVTFRVNDCEKNENFMVMWNEAKSDVSCSCLLFEYKGFLCRHAMNVLQICGLPSIPSQYILKRWTKDAKNRQLLLEGTERITRVQRYNDLCRRAIELGEEGSLSEESYGIAFRVLDEALKDCVNVNNKSSTLTECSSSAIGLRDLEQDTQGIHATKTSRKKNTNKKRKVHTEPEAAIVEAQDSLQQMGNLSVGGMTLNGYYGTQQNVQGLIQLNLMEPPHDGYYVNQQNMQGLGQLNTIAPGHDGFFGSQQSIPGLGHLDFRQPSFTYGLQDEPSLRASQLHGNSARHA, via the exons ATGGTTGATCATGGAGTTGTCGTGCAAAGTAGTCTTCAAGTGATTGGTGATATGGTTGATGCAGTAGACAACACATGTCACAATAGGGATGGTGGAGTTGCCACTTCTCCTAAGAGAAGCATTGCCGGAGTAGAAGGAAATGCAGATTTGGAGCCACGTGATGGGATTGAATTTGAGTCCCACGAGGCTGCGTATGCATTCTACCAAGAATATGCCAAGTCCATGGGATTCACTACCTCGATTAAGAACAGCCGTCGCTCAAAGAAATCAAAAGAATTCATTGATGCTAAATTTGCATGTTCTAGATATGGTGCGACTCCGGAATCAGATGCTGGCACTAGTAGACGTCCTAGCGTCAAAAAGACCAATTGCAAAGCAAGCATGCATGTTAAGAGAAAGCGAGATGGAAAATGGTATATCCATGAGTTTATAAAGGATCATAATCATGAGCTTTTACCAGCCTTGGCTTATCATTTCCGTATTCACAGGAATGTTAAACTTGCTGAGAAAAATAACATTGATATTCTTCATGCTGTTAGTGAACGAACAAGAAAGATGTATGTTGAGATGTCTAGACAATGTGGTGGAAGTCAAGAAGTTGGCCTGCTAACTAACGATTTAAATTACCAGTTAGATAGAGGCAGGTGCTTGTCATTAGAAGAGGGAGATGCACAAGTTATGCTCGAGTATTTCATGCATATCCAGAGAGAGAACCCATACTTCTTTTATGCGATTGATCTCAATGAAGATCAACGCTTAAGGAACTTGTTCTGGATTGATGCCAAAAGTAGGAAAGACTATGTCAGCTTTAGTGATGTGGTTTTCTTTGATACCAGCTATACGAAAAGCAATGAAAAGATGCCGTTTGTTCTTTTTGTTGGGGTAAACCATCATTGTCAACCTATGTTGCTTGGATGTGCACTTGTAGCAGATGAGACCAAACCAACATTTGTGTGGTTGATGAAGACGTGGCTTAGGGCAGTAGGTGGGCAGGCTCCGAAGGTGATGATCACTGATCAAGATAAGTCACTCAAAGCAGCTATTGAAGAAGTTTTCCCGTGTTCACGTCATTGCTTTGCGCTTTGGCATGTGCTTGAAAGAATTCCGGATATTCTTGCTCATGTCATAAAGCAGCATGAGAATTTCATGGAAAAATTCAGCAAATGTATATTTAAGTCAGTAACTGATGAACAATTTGATTTAAGATGGTGGAAGATGGTCAGCAGATTCGAACTGCAAGAGAATGAATGGATTCATACCCTGTATGAGGAGCGCAGAAAGTGGGTTCCAGCTTACATGAGAGGCAGTTTTTTTGCTGGAATGTCAACAGCTCAACGATCAGAGAGTATAAGCTCCTTCTTTGATAAGTACATTCATAAGAAAATTAGTCTCAAAGAGTTTATGAGACAATATGGAATGATTCTGCAAAATAGATATGAAGAGGAAGCAGTAGCAGACTTTGAGATATTGCAGAAACATCCTGCTTTAAAATCACCTTCACCTTGGGAAAAGCAGATGTCAACAATTTATACACATGCTATATTTAGGAAATTTCAAGTTGAAGTGTTGGGTGTAGTTGGGTGCCATCCAAAGAAGGAAGCTGAAAATGGGGAAAATGTAACTTTTAGAGTTAATGACTGcgagaaaaatgaaaattttatggTCATGTGGAATGAGGCAAAATCAGATGTTTCTTGTTCGTGCCTTCTATTTGAATACAAAGGTTTCCTTTGTAGGCATGCAATGAATGTTCTTCAGATCTGTGGTCTTCCAAGCATCCCATCTCAATATATTTTGAAGAGGTGGACCAAAGATGCAAAGAATAGACAGTTGTTGCTTGAGGGGACCGAAAGAATAACCAGGGTGCAAAGATACAATGATCTATGTAGAAGGGCTATTGAACTGGGTGAGGAGGGTTCCTTATCTGAGGAGAGTTACGGTATTGCCTTCCGTGTCCTAGATGAAGCTCTAAAGGACTGTGTGAATGTTAACAATAAAAGTTCTACTTTAACAGAATGTAGCAGCAGTGCTATTGGACTTCGTGATCTTGAACAAGATACTCAAGGGATTCATGCTACCAAAACAAGTAGGAAGAAAAATACAAACAAGAAACGGAAG GTGCACACTGAACCAGAAGCTGCAATAGTTGAAGCACAAGATAGCTTGCAGCAGATG GGTAATCTTAGTGTGGGTGGAATGACATTGAATGGCTATTATGGCACACAGCAGAATGTGCAGGGACTG ATACAGTTGAATTTGATGGAACCTCCCCATGATGGCTATTATGTTAACCAACAGAATATGCAGGGACTG GGACAACTCAATACAATTGCACCTGGCCATGATGGGTTTTTCGGGTCTCAACAAAGCATTCCTGGACTA GGGCATCTGGATTTTAGGCAGCCAAGTTTCACATATGGTCTGCAG GATGAGCCTAGTCTAAGAGCTTCTCAGCTGCATGGTAACAGTGCTAGACATGCATGA
- the LOC104110742 gene encoding protein FAR-RED IMPAIRED RESPONSE 1 isoform X3: protein MVDHGVVVQSSLQVIGDMVDAVDNTCHNRDGGVATSPKRSIAGVEGNADLEPRDGIEFESHEAAYAFYQEYAKSMGFTTSIKNSRRSKKSKEFIDAKFACSRYGATPESDAGTSRRPSVKKTNCKASMHVKRKRDGKWYIHEFIKDHNHELLPALAYHFRIHRNVKLAEKNNIDILHAVSERTRKMYVEMSRQCGGSQEVGLLTNDLNYQLDRGRCLSLEEGDAQVMLEYFMHIQRENPYFFYAIDLNEDQRLRNLFWIDAKSRKDYVSFSDVVFFDTSYTKSNEKMPFVLFVGVNHHCQPMLLGCALVADETKPTFVWLMKTWLRAVGGQAPKVMITDQDKSLKAAIEEVFPCSRHCFALWHVLERIPDILAHVIKQHENFMEKFSKCIFKSVTDEQFDLRWWKMVSRFELQENEWIHTLYEERRKWVPAYMRGSFFAGMSTAQRSESISSFFDKYIHKKISLKEFMRQYGMILQNRYEEEAVADFEILQKHPALKSPSPWEKQMSTIYTHAIFRKFQVEVLGVVGCHPKKEAENGENVTFRVNDCEKNENFMVMWNEAKSDVSCSCLLFEYKGFLCRHAMNVLQICGLPSIPSQYILKRWTKDAKNRQLLLEGTERITRVQRYNDLCRRAIELGEEGSLSEESYGIAFRVLDEALKDCVNVNNKSSTLTECSSSAIGLRDLEQDTQGIHATKTSRKKNTNKKRK from the exons ATGGTTGATCATGGAGTTGTCGTGCAAAGTAGTCTTCAAGTGATTGGTGATATGGTTGATGCAGTAGACAACACATGTCACAATAGGGATGGTGGAGTTGCCACTTCTCCTAAGAGAAGCATTGCCGGAGTAGAAGGAAATGCAGATTTGGAGCCACGTGATGGGATTGAATTTGAGTCCCACGAGGCTGCGTATGCATTCTACCAAGAATATGCCAAGTCCATGGGATTCACTACCTCGATTAAGAACAGCCGTCGCTCAAAGAAATCAAAAGAATTCATTGATGCTAAATTTGCATGTTCTAGATATGGTGCGACTCCGGAATCAGATGCTGGCACTAGTAGACGTCCTAGCGTCAAAAAGACCAATTGCAAAGCAAGCATGCATGTTAAGAGAAAGCGAGATGGAAAATGGTATATCCATGAGTTTATAAAGGATCATAATCATGAGCTTTTACCAGCCTTGGCTTATCATTTCCGTATTCACAGGAATGTTAAACTTGCTGAGAAAAATAACATTGATATTCTTCATGCTGTTAGTGAACGAACAAGAAAGATGTATGTTGAGATGTCTAGACAATGTGGTGGAAGTCAAGAAGTTGGCCTGCTAACTAACGATTTAAATTACCAGTTAGATAGAGGCAGGTGCTTGTCATTAGAAGAGGGAGATGCACAAGTTATGCTCGAGTATTTCATGCATATCCAGAGAGAGAACCCATACTTCTTTTATGCGATTGATCTCAATGAAGATCAACGCTTAAGGAACTTGTTCTGGATTGATGCCAAAAGTAGGAAAGACTATGTCAGCTTTAGTGATGTGGTTTTCTTTGATACCAGCTATACGAAAAGCAATGAAAAGATGCCGTTTGTTCTTTTTGTTGGGGTAAACCATCATTGTCAACCTATGTTGCTTGGATGTGCACTTGTAGCAGATGAGACCAAACCAACATTTGTGTGGTTGATGAAGACGTGGCTTAGGGCAGTAGGTGGGCAGGCTCCGAAGGTGATGATCACTGATCAAGATAAGTCACTCAAAGCAGCTATTGAAGAAGTTTTCCCGTGTTCACGTCATTGCTTTGCGCTTTGGCATGTGCTTGAAAGAATTCCGGATATTCTTGCTCATGTCATAAAGCAGCATGAGAATTTCATGGAAAAATTCAGCAAATGTATATTTAAGTCAGTAACTGATGAACAATTTGATTTAAGATGGTGGAAGATGGTCAGCAGATTCGAACTGCAAGAGAATGAATGGATTCATACCCTGTATGAGGAGCGCAGAAAGTGGGTTCCAGCTTACATGAGAGGCAGTTTTTTTGCTGGAATGTCAACAGCTCAACGATCAGAGAGTATAAGCTCCTTCTTTGATAAGTACATTCATAAGAAAATTAGTCTCAAAGAGTTTATGAGACAATATGGAATGATTCTGCAAAATAGATATGAAGAGGAAGCAGTAGCAGACTTTGAGATATTGCAGAAACATCCTGCTTTAAAATCACCTTCACCTTGGGAAAAGCAGATGTCAACAATTTATACACATGCTATATTTAGGAAATTTCAAGTTGAAGTGTTGGGTGTAGTTGGGTGCCATCCAAAGAAGGAAGCTGAAAATGGGGAAAATGTAACTTTTAGAGTTAATGACTGcgagaaaaatgaaaattttatggTCATGTGGAATGAGGCAAAATCAGATGTTTCTTGTTCGTGCCTTCTATTTGAATACAAAGGTTTCCTTTGTAGGCATGCAATGAATGTTCTTCAGATCTGTGGTCTTCCAAGCATCCCATCTCAATATATTTTGAAGAGGTGGACCAAAGATGCAAAGAATAGACAGTTGTTGCTTGAGGGGACCGAAAGAATAACCAGGGTGCAAAGATACAATGATCTATGTAGAAGGGCTATTGAACTGGGTGAGGAGGGTTCCTTATCTGAGGAGAGTTACGGTATTGCCTTCCGTGTCCTAGATGAAGCTCTAAAGGACTGTGTGAATGTTAACAATAAAAGTTCTACTTTAACAGAATGTAGCAGCAGTGCTATTGGACTTCGTGATCTTGAACAAGATACTCAAGGGATTCATGCTACCAAAACAAGTAGGAAGAAAAATACAAACAAGAAACGGAAG TAA
- the LOC104110742 gene encoding protein FAR-RED IMPAIRED RESPONSE 1 isoform X2: MVDHGVVVQSSLQVIGDMVDAVDNTCHNRDGGVATSPKRSIAGVEGNADLEPRDGIEFESHEAAYAFYQEYAKSMGFTTSIKNSRRSKKSKEFIDAKFACSRYGATPESDAGTSRRPSVKKTNCKASMHVKRKRDGKWYIHEFIKDHNHELLPALAYHFRIHRNVKLAEKNNIDILHAVSERTRKMYVEMSRQCGGSQEVGLLTNDLNYQLDRGRCLSLEEGDAQVMLEYFMHIQRENPYFFYAIDLNEDQRLRNLFWIDAKSRKDYVSFSDVVFFDTSYTKSNEKMPFVLFVGVNHHCQPMLLGCALVADETKPTFVWLMKTWLRAVGGQAPKVMITDQDKSLKAAIEEVFPCSRHCFALWHVLERIPDILAHVIKQHENFMEKFSKCIFKSVTDEQFDLRWWKMVSRFELQENEWIHTLYEERRKWVPAYMRGSFFAGMSTAQRSESISSFFDKYIHKKISLKEFMRQYGMILQNRYEEEAVADFEILQKHPALKSPSPWEKQMSTIYTHAIFRKFQVEVLGVVGCHPKKEAENGENVTFRVNDCEKNENFMVMWNEAKSDVSCSCLLFEYKGFLCRHAMNVLQICGLPSIPSQYILKRWTKDAKNRQLLLEGTERITRVQRYNDLCRRAIELGEEGSLSEESYGIAFRVLDEALKDCVNVNNKSSTLTECSSSAIGLRDLEQDTQGIHATKTSRKKNTNKKRKVHTEPEAAIVEAQDSLQQMGNLSVGGMTLNGYYGTQQNVQGLLNLMEPPHDGYYVNQQNMQGLGQLNTIAPGHDGFFGSQQSIPGLGHLDFRQPSFTYGLQDEPSLRASQLHGNSARHA; the protein is encoded by the exons ATGGTTGATCATGGAGTTGTCGTGCAAAGTAGTCTTCAAGTGATTGGTGATATGGTTGATGCAGTAGACAACACATGTCACAATAGGGATGGTGGAGTTGCCACTTCTCCTAAGAGAAGCATTGCCGGAGTAGAAGGAAATGCAGATTTGGAGCCACGTGATGGGATTGAATTTGAGTCCCACGAGGCTGCGTATGCATTCTACCAAGAATATGCCAAGTCCATGGGATTCACTACCTCGATTAAGAACAGCCGTCGCTCAAAGAAATCAAAAGAATTCATTGATGCTAAATTTGCATGTTCTAGATATGGTGCGACTCCGGAATCAGATGCTGGCACTAGTAGACGTCCTAGCGTCAAAAAGACCAATTGCAAAGCAAGCATGCATGTTAAGAGAAAGCGAGATGGAAAATGGTATATCCATGAGTTTATAAAGGATCATAATCATGAGCTTTTACCAGCCTTGGCTTATCATTTCCGTATTCACAGGAATGTTAAACTTGCTGAGAAAAATAACATTGATATTCTTCATGCTGTTAGTGAACGAACAAGAAAGATGTATGTTGAGATGTCTAGACAATGTGGTGGAAGTCAAGAAGTTGGCCTGCTAACTAACGATTTAAATTACCAGTTAGATAGAGGCAGGTGCTTGTCATTAGAAGAGGGAGATGCACAAGTTATGCTCGAGTATTTCATGCATATCCAGAGAGAGAACCCATACTTCTTTTATGCGATTGATCTCAATGAAGATCAACGCTTAAGGAACTTGTTCTGGATTGATGCCAAAAGTAGGAAAGACTATGTCAGCTTTAGTGATGTGGTTTTCTTTGATACCAGCTATACGAAAAGCAATGAAAAGATGCCGTTTGTTCTTTTTGTTGGGGTAAACCATCATTGTCAACCTATGTTGCTTGGATGTGCACTTGTAGCAGATGAGACCAAACCAACATTTGTGTGGTTGATGAAGACGTGGCTTAGGGCAGTAGGTGGGCAGGCTCCGAAGGTGATGATCACTGATCAAGATAAGTCACTCAAAGCAGCTATTGAAGAAGTTTTCCCGTGTTCACGTCATTGCTTTGCGCTTTGGCATGTGCTTGAAAGAATTCCGGATATTCTTGCTCATGTCATAAAGCAGCATGAGAATTTCATGGAAAAATTCAGCAAATGTATATTTAAGTCAGTAACTGATGAACAATTTGATTTAAGATGGTGGAAGATGGTCAGCAGATTCGAACTGCAAGAGAATGAATGGATTCATACCCTGTATGAGGAGCGCAGAAAGTGGGTTCCAGCTTACATGAGAGGCAGTTTTTTTGCTGGAATGTCAACAGCTCAACGATCAGAGAGTATAAGCTCCTTCTTTGATAAGTACATTCATAAGAAAATTAGTCTCAAAGAGTTTATGAGACAATATGGAATGATTCTGCAAAATAGATATGAAGAGGAAGCAGTAGCAGACTTTGAGATATTGCAGAAACATCCTGCTTTAAAATCACCTTCACCTTGGGAAAAGCAGATGTCAACAATTTATACACATGCTATATTTAGGAAATTTCAAGTTGAAGTGTTGGGTGTAGTTGGGTGCCATCCAAAGAAGGAAGCTGAAAATGGGGAAAATGTAACTTTTAGAGTTAATGACTGcgagaaaaatgaaaattttatggTCATGTGGAATGAGGCAAAATCAGATGTTTCTTGTTCGTGCCTTCTATTTGAATACAAAGGTTTCCTTTGTAGGCATGCAATGAATGTTCTTCAGATCTGTGGTCTTCCAAGCATCCCATCTCAATATATTTTGAAGAGGTGGACCAAAGATGCAAAGAATAGACAGTTGTTGCTTGAGGGGACCGAAAGAATAACCAGGGTGCAAAGATACAATGATCTATGTAGAAGGGCTATTGAACTGGGTGAGGAGGGTTCCTTATCTGAGGAGAGTTACGGTATTGCCTTCCGTGTCCTAGATGAAGCTCTAAAGGACTGTGTGAATGTTAACAATAAAAGTTCTACTTTAACAGAATGTAGCAGCAGTGCTATTGGACTTCGTGATCTTGAACAAGATACTCAAGGGATTCATGCTACCAAAACAAGTAGGAAGAAAAATACAAACAAGAAACGGAAG GTGCACACTGAACCAGAAGCTGCAATAGTTGAAGCACAAGATAGCTTGCAGCAGATG GGTAATCTTAGTGTGGGTGGAATGACATTGAATGGCTATTATGGCACACAGCAGAATGTGCAGGGACTG TTGAATTTGATGGAACCTCCCCATGATGGCTATTATGTTAACCAACAGAATATGCAGGGACTG GGACAACTCAATACAATTGCACCTGGCCATGATGGGTTTTTCGGGTCTCAACAAAGCATTCCTGGACTA GGGCATCTGGATTTTAGGCAGCCAAGTTTCACATATGGTCTGCAG GATGAGCCTAGTCTAAGAGCTTCTCAGCTGCATGGTAACAGTGCTAGACATGCATGA
- the LOC104110744 gene encoding 1-acyl-sn-glycerol-3-phosphate acyltransferase 2, producing the protein MAIAAAAVIVPLGVLFFISGLVINLIQATCFVLIRPISKSTYRRLNRIFAELLWLELVWIVDWWAGVKIKVYADPKEFNLMGKEHALVIANHRSDIDWLVGWILAQRSGCLGSSLAVMKKSSKLLPVIGWSMWFSEYLFLERSWAKDERTLKSGLQRLSDYPLPFWLALFVEGTRFTQAKLLAAQEYATSAGLPVPRNVLIPRTKGFVTAVSHMRSFVPAIYDATICIPKSSPAPTMLRLFKGQPSVVHVHLKRHEMKDMPENDEAIAQWCRDIFVAKDKLLDKHIAEDTFGEEQLQDIGRPVKSLVVVASWACILILGTIKFLQATALLSSWKGVAISAALMAVVTVLMQILINFSKSERSTAAKVAPAKEKNVNQPTENVQDKKD; encoded by the exons ATGGCGATTGCAGCAGCAGCTGTTATCGTTCCATTGGGTGTTCTCTTCTTCATTTCTGGTCTTGTTATCAATCTTATTCAG GCTACTTGCTTTGTCCTTATACGGCCAATTTCGAAGAGCACATACAGGAGGCTTAATAGAATCTTTGCAGAGCTCTTATGGCTGGAACTCGTGTGGATTGTTGATTGGTGGGCTGGTGTAAAG ATTAAAGTATATGCGGACCCAAAAGAATTTAATTTAATGG GTAAAGAACATGCTCTTGTCATTGCAAATCATAGAAGTGACATAGATTGGCTTGTAGGTTGGATCTTAGCTCAG CGATCTGGTTGCCTTGGTAGCTCATTAGCTGTAATgaagaaatcatcaaaactccttCCA GTAATTGGTTGGTCCATGTGGTTCTCTGAGTATCTTTTCCTTGAAAGAAGCTGGGCCAAGGATGAAAGAACATTGAAG TCAGGTCTTCAACGGTTAAGTGATTATCCTTTGCCTTTCTGGCTGGCACTTTTTGTTGAAGGCACCCGCTTTACACAAGCAAAGCTTTTGGCTGCTCAAGAATATGCTACTTCAGCTGGGTTGCCTGTTCCAAGGAATGTATTGATTCCTCGCACTAAG GGTTTCGTTACTGCAGTAAGTCATATGCGCTCATTTGTTCCAGCTATTTATGATGCAACAATTTGCATCCCCAAAAGTTCACCTGCACCTACAATGCTGAGACTCTTCAAGGGGCAGCCTTCTGTG GTGCATGTGCACCTCAAGCGGCATGAGATGAAGGATATGCCTGAAAATGATGAGGCCATTGCCCAATGGTGTAGAGATATCTTTGTGGCCAAG GACAAGTTATTGGATAAGCATATTGCTGAAGACACTTTTGGGGAAGAACAGCTGCAAGACATTGGCCGCCCAGTGAAATCCCTTGTG GTAGTTGCATCTTGGGCATGCATTCTTATCTTAGGAACCATAAAATTTTTACAAGCAACTGCCTTATTGTCGTCATGGAAGGGTGTTGCAATTTCAGCTGCTCTCATGGCTGTTGTTACAGTTCTTATGCAAATTTTGATCAATTTCTCCAAGTCGGAACGCTCTACAGCTGCCAAGGTTGCAccggcaaaggaaaagaatgtgaATCAGCCTACAGAGAATGTGCAGGACAAAAAGGACTAA